A genomic region of Magnetococcales bacterium contains the following coding sequences:
- a CDS encoding EAL domain-containing protein, whose translation MATNSFDLTRTFSRRSLVGILMVAVLMTWFHRWLAVDAMTQNEAQNNVQLTQVLSNTIWPRYASFITTASSLPYETLSQQGEIASLRRELAEKIVGLHILKIKIYNTDGLTVFSTDPKQIGQSKLDNPGFRAALSGQVASEITFKNQIDTFEGVRADRNIIFSYIPIYPYPNSQVAGIFEVYADVTHLLGKIRQTSYIVALGVTFLLVILYLFLLAVVRQADGIIRTHKIEERQTQNQVMQHLARHDSLTDLPNRTHMLERLDQALERARRTNTRLALLYFNVTRFRIINDSLGHEAGDMVLMEATLRLTDCIRGGDTLGRLGGDEFLVIVENISSVDQVATLAQRHLAAFLEPIEVNDRQLVLTPSIGIALFPEDADRAEKLIEDAGAAALKAKDQGRNRFVFYTESLNASSLERLEMETAIHNALSNGEFLLNYQPRISISAQKVIGCEALLRWQHPQKGQLSPDHFISLLEETDLIIPVGEWIIREACRQCREWQLEGLAGLRVSVNLSLRQCQSETLLETVGQALADTGLAASCLELEITESVMADEMQHTLTLLKQLKKKGILLSIDDFGTGYSSLSHLMHFPVDHLKVDRAFVQDITRNSNHAALTDAIIAMAKSLKMGVVAEGIEEEDQLHLLEEKKCDELQGYFFAKPLPPERFLLEAKQISQQLQNLSAETRNSTESIVMT comes from the coding sequence ATGGCCACAAACAGCTTTGACCTGACCCGTACTTTTTCCCGCCGCAGCCTGGTTGGCATCCTTATGGTGGCTGTTCTCATGACTTGGTTCCACCGTTGGCTTGCGGTGGATGCCATGACTCAAAACGAAGCCCAAAACAACGTCCAACTGACCCAGGTACTCTCCAACACCATCTGGCCTCGCTACGCCTCTTTTATTACCACCGCTTCCTCCCTGCCCTACGAAACACTCTCCCAGCAGGGGGAGATTGCCTCTCTTCGACGGGAGTTGGCTGAAAAAATCGTGGGTTTACACATCCTGAAAATCAAGATCTACAATACCGACGGTCTTACCGTTTTTTCCACCGATCCCAAACAGATAGGTCAAAGCAAGCTCGACAATCCCGGCTTTCGCGCTGCTCTTTCAGGTCAGGTGGCAAGCGAGATTACCTTTAAAAACCAGATCGACACCTTCGAAGGGGTACGGGCGGATCGGAACATTATCTTTTCCTACATTCCCATCTATCCCTATCCCAATAGCCAGGTAGCGGGCATTTTTGAGGTTTACGCTGATGTGACCCATCTTTTGGGAAAAATCCGCCAAACCAGCTATATCGTCGCCTTGGGGGTCACCTTTTTATTGGTGATACTCTATCTGTTTTTGTTGGCTGTGGTGCGTCAGGCTGACGGGATCATTCGCACCCATAAAATCGAAGAGAGACAGACCCAAAACCAGGTCATGCAACACCTTGCCCGCCATGACTCACTGACCGATCTACCCAATCGCACCCACATGCTGGAGCGATTGGACCAGGCTCTGGAGCGGGCCAGGCGAACCAACACAAGATTGGCGCTACTCTATTTCAACGTTACCCGCTTCAGGATCATCAACGACAGCCTCGGCCACGAAGCCGGAGACATGGTGCTGATGGAAGCCACCCTCCGACTCACCGATTGTATCCGTGGCGGGGATACCCTGGGACGGTTGGGAGGGGATGAGTTTTTGGTCATCGTTGAAAACATCTCCTCGGTAGATCAAGTCGCAACGCTGGCGCAGCGTCATCTGGCTGCCTTCCTGGAACCCATCGAGGTGAACGACAGACAACTGGTCCTCACCCCCAGCATCGGTATTGCCCTCTTTCCAGAAGATGCCGACCGGGCTGAAAAGCTGATTGAAGATGCTGGTGCCGCCGCACTCAAGGCCAAAGATCAAGGACGCAATCGGTTTGTCTTTTATACCGAATCCCTTAATGCCAGCTCCCTGGAACGCCTGGAGATGGAAACCGCCATCCACAACGCTTTGAGTAATGGTGAGTTTTTGCTTAATTATCAACCACGCATCAGCATATCAGCCCAAAAAGTCATCGGCTGTGAGGCACTCCTGCGCTGGCAACACCCCCAAAAAGGACAACTCTCCCCAGACCATTTCATCTCCCTTCTGGAAGAGACCGATCTGATCATCCCTGTGGGAGAGTGGATCATCCGTGAAGCCTGCCGCCAATGCCGGGAGTGGCAGCTGGAGGGGCTGGCTGGCTTGCGGGTTTCGGTCAATCTCTCTCTGCGCCAGTGTCAATCCGAAACCCTGTTGGAAACCGTCGGGCAAGCCCTGGCCGATACCGGCCTGGCGGCCTCCTGCCTGGAACTTGAAATCACCGAAAGCGTCATGGCCGACGAAATGCAACATACCCTGACCCTGCTGAAACAATTGAAGAAAAAAGGCATCCTCCTCTCCATTGACGATTTTGGCACCGGCTATTCCTCTTTGAGCCATTTGATGCATTTTCCGGTGGACCATCTCAAGGTGGATCGGGCCTTTGTTCAGGACATCACCCGCAACAGCAACCACGCAGCCCTCACCGATGCCATCATCGCCATGGCCAAAAGCTTGAAGATGGGGGTGGTGGCTGAAGGCATTGAAGAGGAAGATCAACTGCACCTTCTGGAAGAAAAGAAGTGTGATGAACTCCAGGGATATTTCTTTGCCAAGCCCCTCCCACCCGAACGTTTCCTCCTGGAGGCGAAGCAAATTTCCCAACAGTTACAAAATCTGTCTGCCGAAACACGCAACTCTACCGAATCCATTGTGATGACGTGA